GACCGCGTCGGTGTGATACCGCAGGTCGGTCCGCCCGAGGAAGTAACCGCCTTTCTCGCTCAGGTCCTCGACGGTCGGACCCATCACGGCTGCAAGCAGGTAGTCCGGATGGATCGGCGGCTCCTCGTAGTCCAGCGCGTCGGCCGCGTCCGAGTGCCAGTAGGCCGGGTCGTGGTTCAGCGTCTGGCCCATCCAGCGTTCGTTTCCGGCACGGGTGAGCCTGCGGCCGGCCGCGTGGGCGATCGTGTCGCCCTCGGTAAACCCCTCGAAGTACGTGCCTTTCTCGATCGTCTCCGCCCGCTGCAGGGCGGTCTGAAACGTCTCGGTATCGGTCCAGTCGGTCGGGTCTGATGTATCCGTCATCGTCGGTCTGTCAGTGTCGGTTGTGTCAGTCGGTCGTGGGCGTGGCCGCGCGCTGCCTGCCGTCTACGCGCCAGCGTTCGGCGCATCTCGTTTGTCACGATCATATACCCCTCGTCGAAGCCCATGCCGGGCTTGGCGAGAACCTGTGCAGCGTCGGTCGCCAGCGCGACGTGTGCACACGCTCTGGCCGAGATCGCCGTCTCGTTACAGCTCCCGCCGAGATACGCGCGGGTATCGGAGCCATCGCAGTAGCTCACTGCCGCGCCACTGTGCTGGATCCCGCCGAGATCCGGCGTCTTGATCTGGACGACGTCCGCCGCGCCCGCGTCGACGAACGCTCGGACGTCCGCGGCGGTGTTACACCACTCGTCGGCGACGAGGTCGACGTCGACGCCGGCCGCAGCCAGCCCGTCCCGGAGCGTCGCCATCGCCCGGATCTGCTCGGCGCGGCTTCCCGCATCCATCGGCCCCTCGATCTGGAGCGGGTACGGTGCGGCAGCCGCGCGTAACTCCGCGAAGTACTCCGCGAGCTCGGGCCGATCGTACGGCGGGCCGAACAGTTCCCCGACGAGCCCGTAGACGTCGACGTGGAACCGTGGGTGGTAGCCGGGGCTGCCGAGCTCTTCGACGCGGTCCGCGAGCCAGGACAGATACTCGCGAAGCCGCCCGCCGTCCGGGCCGAGCTTCTCGACGCTGTTGAACAGGCCGTGGGGCAGCACCGGAACCTCCTTGAGGAGCATCTTCTCGGCGTTCTCCCGGCGGGCGTCGCCGGACTGGCCGAAGACCGGCACCGGCTCGGTCGCCGGCGTCGTCCCGAGCGCGTCGGCGAGGACGTCGGTTCGCGTGGTTCGCCGGGCCGTCGCGGCGGCGTCAAGCAGCGCCTGCGAGACGCCGTACCGGACCGCCGTGTGGAGGGAGTCGCCGTCAGAGAGGGACGCCGGAAGCGCCTCGATCGCGGCGGCGGTGTCGGCAAACGCCGCAGGGTCCCGGCCGACGAGTTCGTCAGCAACGGGGCCCGTCACGACGTCCCGGTACGGCTCTGCGCGGAAGAGTGGGTCGCGCCCACCGGCCCCGGAGTACTGGACCGCGGCACAGTCGCCAACGGCGATCGTCCCGTCGCTTAGCTCGAGTTCGACGGTCAGTGCCTCGCCGGCCTGGCGGATACTGTCGAACCCGGCGGTGACTGGCTCGCCGCGATAGCCGAAGCCGTCCTGTGTCGCGCCGCGCTTGATCGCCCGCTGGTCGTCGAAGAAAAACCCCGACACGGTCGGGACGGCACGAACCCGTTCGATCCGCATGTCAGTCACCCTCCGTGGGGCGGCCGATGAGCCGACCGTCGCTGATCGCATCGACGTCGTCGGCGACCATCCGGAACGACTGATCGCGCCCTTCCGTCTCCGCGCGGGCGTCCAGCCGGTTGCGGTGGATCTCCTTGATTTCGTCGCTGACTGCCAGGTCGCCGAACTCGAAGATCCGGACGCGACCGTCGTCGTCCCGCGCCGGCAGCACCGCACCCTGCGCGCTGTCGCTCGGTGCGAACGGGACGTCCAGCGCGCCCGACTCGAAGGCGGTGATAGTTCCCTGGGCCACGTCGCCATCGCCCGCGGCCTCGACCGCCTCGATCAGGTCGCGGGTCGCCGCCTCGATCAACTCGCGCTCGCGCTCGACGCCGTCGAGCCGGACGTCCTGCTCGATCATCATGTCGATCAACTGTCTGGTGGTGCGGAGTCCGGCGGCGTTTGCTTCCTTCGTCGGGACGCCCTGGAACTCCTGTGGGGACTTCGTGATGACCTTGTCGGGTCGCGCGATCGCCGCCGTCGCGCCGCCGAGCCCGATGACGCCGTTCGCCCGGGCCTCGTCGGGCGGGAACCCGCCCATCCACTCGTGGAACACCGTCGTCACCGTCACTTCGTCGGGCAAGTACTCCTCGCCGAGCGAGCGGAGCGACCGCAGGGCAGCGACGTCCTGGACGAGGTTGCCGACCTGTCCGTAGCCGAGTGTGAGCGAACGAACACCCTGCGTCGCCGCGAGCTGTCCCTCCAGCAGCATCACCGCGATGGCGATAGCGGGCGGGACCAGCGTCCCGGTCAACGGCCCGAACGGTTCGCGGTTGATCCGGACGCCGCGCTCGGTGTACGCGCCCGCCAGTCGATCGACGAACTGCCAGTGCTCGATGGTCTCGGCGAGGTCGTGCTCTTTGGTGTAGGGAATGTTGTACGAGATCGGCCCCCCCTCGAAGCTCTGGAACCCTCCAGCGAAGGTGATCGCGGCAAGCAATCGGGCGTCGGGGGTTCCGTGACGGACTTCGACCGGCGCGTCGATCGCCCGGATCAACTCTCGACACCCCTCGACGCCGTGGTTCACGGCCGGGAACCCGTTGAGCGTGGCCTCCCCGGTCTCCCGTGCTTCCGCCAGCCCCTCCGCCGCCTTTTCGTACTCGTTGTCCCGGGTGTACGAATCGATCGTCGTCGGCAGCAGGTCCGCGCCGCCCGAGGCGTGGAGATGCTGCAACAGCTCGATCTGATCCTCCAGCAGCGGCACGCCCGCGCGAGGCTGTAACAGTGGTCTGTCCGCCGATTCGAGCACCGTCGCGAACGCCGATTCGGGCGGGAGCGACTCGTGAAACTCGATCGCCTCCTCGAACTCGATGGCGCTTCCGGTTGGCCAGTTCGTCCGGACGGACTCGTCGATGCGTCGCAACTCGTCGGATGGTATGAGCTCGTCCCGAAGCATCTTTTCAGCCTCTGACCGGGACGGTTTCTGGCTCCGTGGGCGCGATCTGGAGGTCGCGACGGAGGGCGGCGATAGCTTCCTCGGGATCGGTCTCCGAGTCGAAAACCCGGTCGAAGCCGAGCTCCCGGAACCGCCGTCGGGTCTGCTCGAAGTCGTCCTGGCCGACGGCGAGGTTCCCACCGATGTAGGTGAGGACGTCGAGGTCGGCCTCGGCGATTTTCTCGTGGAAGCCCTGACAGTCCTGCTCGGCATGACCGTACAGCGACGAGACCAGTACTGCGCTGGCATCCTCACGACGTGCAGCTTCGACGAACTCTGCCTGGGAGCTCTGGACGCCGAGGTTGACGACGTCGAACCCTGCCGCTTGCAACGCTTGCTCGAGGATCGTGATACCGACGACGTGGGCGTCGGATCCGATCACGCCGAGGATGACTGTCTTTGGCATGTCGGTATCGAAGCCGTTGACCGAGACGGACTTAAACTTAATGATCTTTCATGATATTACTCTCGAAGGAACCTTAAACAGATTTCATGTGAACAAATACCTACCCAGTGTCGGCCCCGCATCGGCCACATTCTTAATGATTAATCCATAAAGTTTTTTGTCCCCCTCGCCGAGCGCCACAACATGGGTGCGCTGGACGATCTGTACGTTCTCGAC
This DNA window, taken from Natranaeroarchaeum aerophilus, encodes the following:
- a CDS encoding methylaspartate ammonia-lyase: MRIERVRAVPTVSGFFFDDQRAIKRGATQDGFGYRGEPVTAGFDSIRQAGEALTVELELSDGTIAVGDCAAVQYSGAGGRDPLFRAEPYRDVVTGPVADELVGRDPAAFADTAAAIEALPASLSDGDSLHTAVRYGVSQALLDAAATARRTTRTDVLADALGTTPATEPVPVFGQSGDARRENAEKMLLKEVPVLPHGLFNSVEKLGPDGGRLREYLSWLADRVEELGSPGYHPRFHVDVYGLVGELFGPPYDRPELAEYFAELRAAAAPYPLQIEGPMDAGSRAEQIRAMATLRDGLAAAGVDVDLVADEWCNTAADVRAFVDAGAADVVQIKTPDLGGIQHSGAAVSYCDGSDTRAYLGGSCNETAISARACAHVALATDAAQVLAKPGMGFDEGYMIVTNEMRRTLARRRQAARGHAHDRLTQPTLTDRR
- a CDS encoding methylaspartate mutase subunit E, whose product is MLRDELIPSDELRRIDESVRTNWPTGSAIEFEEAIEFHESLPPESAFATVLESADRPLLQPRAGVPLLEDQIELLQHLHASGGADLLPTTIDSYTRDNEYEKAAEGLAEARETGEATLNGFPAVNHGVEGCRELIRAIDAPVEVRHGTPDARLLAAITFAGGFQSFEGGPISYNIPYTKEHDLAETIEHWQFVDRLAGAYTERGVRINREPFGPLTGTLVPPAIAIAVMLLEGQLAATQGVRSLTLGYGQVGNLVQDVAALRSLRSLGEEYLPDEVTVTTVFHEWMGGFPPDEARANGVIGLGGATAAIARPDKVITKSPQEFQGVPTKEANAAGLRTTRQLIDMMIEQDVRLDGVERERELIEAATRDLIEAVEAAGDGDVAQGTITAFESGALDVPFAPSDSAQGAVLPARDDDGRVRIFEFGDLAVSDEIKEIHRNRLDARAETEGRDQSFRMVADDVDAISDGRLIGRPTEGD
- the glmS gene encoding methylaspartate mutase subunit S, with the translated sequence MPKTVILGVIGSDAHVVGITILEQALQAAGFDVVNLGVQSSQAEFVEAARREDASAVLVSSLYGHAEQDCQGFHEKIAEADLDVLTYIGGNLAVGQDDFEQTRRRFRELGFDRVFDSETDPEEAIAALRRDLQIAPTEPETVPVRG